The Lathyrus oleraceus cultivar Zhongwan6 chromosome 5, CAAS_Psat_ZW6_1.0, whole genome shotgun sequence genome includes the window ATAACCGCAAGCATATATGTGACGTACAGCAGGGGTATCGAGTCTATATATTGTTGTCATTTTATTCTGAGAAGAGTTTGTATAATTTATAGGTTATGCTAACTTATGTTCTAAGTACCGCAGATTTAATAGATATGTTTAATTTCTTAACATATGCTTTAAATCATTTTCCTTAATCTATACTCTCAAAATCAGTTCAGACTATTGAAAAAGAACATTTTTAGAAATGTGGGTGGGAAAATGATTTTTCTTTTCCTAAAAATTAAAAAAGTTGTAGATTCGTGCACAAGTTATCTTAAAAGTACTAATGTTGCTTTCGGATCAACGAAAAGATAACTCGTTACTTTCTTAGTAGTAATTCGAAGGAAGAAATAATAGAAAAGgaaattaattattaaaattgtAATAGCCATTATTCCCGGAACTTTGCTCTTCCTATAACAAAGATTTTGCAGATAGTTAATCCAAAAGCTGATACAAAAATCGATTATGAACCCAACCTGTTAAGTGCTTCTACCGGCACAGAAAACTGTGGCTCCAACTCAAGAGCCTCCTTGTACGCTTTCTTAGCTTCCACCTCCATTTTCTTCCCTTCATAGCACTCCCCTAACGCACACCAAGCCTTCGCGTTCTTCGGACTCAAAATCACCGACTCAGTCAAATCCGCAAGCGCCGAGTCAACTCGTCCGCGTTCACTCGTCGCGAGTTTCAGCTCAGCTCTCTTAAACAACGCGTCACCACGTTCTCCCTCAGCAAGAGAACCAGCAGCGAGAGGAGACAACGCCGCGTCGAGCGATTCAAGAGCGGAGGTTCTAAAACCCTGAAGATCTAGAACCATAGCTTTGAGAAGATACGAAGCGGCGTCTTTAGGATCGAGTTCGATTGCTTTTTCGGCTTCGGCTAGGGCCTCGTTGGCGAGGTTGTTGATGGCGGATCTGGATTTGTTTTTGGAAGATCTCGCTTGTGTGAGAAGCTGAGCGCCTCTAACGAAGTGACGCTTGGCTTTGATACCGGTTCGGTTGCGGATTCGGAGTTTAGCGAGAAATTTCTGGGGAATACCGTGCATGCTGAGGAAGATTAAGATCATTGCAAGTATCATAACTATTTGTAAACCGATGTCGCGG containing:
- the LOC127088278 gene encoding uncharacterized protein LOC127088278, producing the protein MDTKEKHAMIRDIGLQIVMILAMILIFLSMHGIPQKFLAKLRIRNRTGIKAKRHFVRGAQLLTQARSSKNKSRSAINNLANEALAEAEKAIELDPKDAASYLLKAMVLDLQGFRTSALESLDAALSPLAAGSLAEGERGDALFKRAELKLATSERGRVDSALADLTESVILSPKNAKAWCALGECYEGKKMEVEAKKAYKEALELEPQFSVPVEALNSNGEKDAVSS